ACGCTTTGAGCCATGTGTTTGTCGTGGAGTCCTGGAGATGACGGTGTCAGACAGGGATCTACCCATCAGAGGTTCGGGGATTTGATACAGTCGATCTGTCATAAGTAGATCAAACACTTTTCCCGTCAACTCCACAGTAAAATCTCTGGTTGCCCCACTAGTTCTAAAGTTTTCCAGTGTTTTATGAATGATGAAAggttcttctttctttgttagTTTGTCAAATAACTGATAAACCTCTGATCTAATGCCATCAAAGTCGACCGGAGCAGAACATATGTAACGAAGCAGTGTGTTTCGGGAAGGGGCTCGATGAGCCTCTGTACTCTGGGGACGAAGAGTTTCTGGGACTGACCCTGAGAGGCTGAAAACCTTACTTTCATCTGAGGGCACTGTGTCACTTTTGGGGTACTTGCAAATGTTTtttagacaaacaaaaaaattccTGTTTGCCTTTATTACTTTTCTcagctcttttttcattttttcaaataGTTTTTTTGCAAACATGGAAAAGCGGTGTTTGCGTGCTTTGAGCCCGGAGTGAGAGGTGGATGGCAAACATCTGGAGAAGAAGTCTCTCAGCTTGTTGATAATTAATCCTGCATTAAAGGCAGGTTTGGGTAAGCGACACCTCTCACAGTGCTCTTCACTGCTTAAATCCATGTTGCCAAGTATCTCATTTACGATGTCAGCTGCAACCACTTCTACTGGGGTTGGAGCTCGGATACTTTGGCTTCCTGCAGCTGGTTTGATTTCGTCCTTTTCTGTTAGAGTTTCCTcctcatctttatctttatctgTCATCTCTCCATCTGAGCTCCTTGATGACAGAATCACAGAAATCTCTGTGATTACTGATTGCACCGACATCTTTGAATCCGTACTTTCTGTACCGGAATCAGAGCCGCTTGACCCGCACCGGCAGCGCGGCTTACGTGCTACATACCTTTTAAGGCACGAGGCAGCGTGGCAAACCATGCGGTGCAGCTTTTTAATATTACTACATTTGCCGCTAACATAAACGGCGGGGTCTTGTGGGAGATCGGGGCTTTCGGTAATGACTTTAACTGCTGACTTGACCTTTTTGGAGATCTCTTCCTCAACCATCCGTGTCAGCTCGTCAGCGCTCTCATGTCGCTGTTTCGGGACGTCAAGAGCGCTGGCGATGGCGGCTGAGATCGAGTCTCCGAGGGACGGGCTTATTTTCCCCGCATCTAAAGGCTCCGGATCTTCCCTCGTCTTGCGATCCTGGATAACAGGAAGGGCATTTTTCAGGATTCCGGTAGAGGCGATCTGAATGATTTCACAAATCATATCAGCGAGCGCCGCTTGGGCGTCCGAGTCGCATGCACCACTTTCTATCATGCTCAATTGACTTTCAGAGAGCCTTTCGAAGCACCTGTTGATAGGTGGCATAATCTGGTCTGGTGTGACCACGATTGAATTTTCATTTTCGCTGCGTGTTGCCATGGTTTTGTCGCAAATTTGATTTTCTGGGTTTGAGAGAACAGCGGGAGAATTTCCTTGTTTTAGGGAACACCGACTGTTGAACATTTGCAAACAGATGAGCAGTGACGTTTCTGTGTGAGAGCCCCTATTTATGGGTTTCCCTGCCCGAGACGTAGCTGACGGATCAAAGCAAAAGCTAATTCCTTTGATCTGCCAGTGACGTCACAAAGAACGCACGCGCACATGGATAAAAGCCCCTTGCGCGCGCTAACAGCTGCGCAACAGCAGATTTGAgttggcccaccatatcccaggattcattgcgaGTCGAAGGTTGAAGAAAAATGGCGGACGGTCGAAGTAAAGCGGTCCAGAACTAAACTCTTCAAAGTAAGTACGGGGCTTTTATCTCACTTCAAATATACCGCGGAACAAATGTTAGCGTAATGAAAAGTCTTAAAAAGTCACGTTTAGCGAACCTTCGGCTAAGTTACGTGACGTTAGTTTAGGTTTGTCCCGAAGCTGGGTCTGTTTGTCGGTGAGAAGCCAAACGTACTTAAACGTTTCAGGAAACACCGAGCAGACGGTTGACCAAATATCTGGCCCGCGAACTGCGGTGAGGACGCAGACTCAAGCATGCTGTGCTGCAGTTTGTCCTTAAAGAGCTCTCATCCTGTATAAAGCACTAATAATGAGACAGACAGTAGATGGAGGCGGCGGCGTCctgtttctctgctgtttttgtcaTGCTTATATCAAACAACCTGAGTCTGTCACCTTTGTTATAAAGACAACACTCTGCAGGATCCTGTCctgtttctcctttctctgaTTAAAAGACATAAAGTGTGTCTTTGTGATTATAAGAGAAAACTGTTTTCATCCTGCAAGTTAACAGATATTTGATCAACTTCTGCTGCTTTTGTTGCTAACTGCTGTGGTTGATTTCCttctgcaagtgtccagagtcaGAAGAGACTGAGAAggtgagaggagacagaggcTCTCCACCCCTGATGAGACACCAGGACAGATCCAGGACAGTGTGCAAGGAAGaggagccagcagcagctgagagATGCAGAGGAGAACAGACAGCTCTCTGTAGTTGAGGGACtggtaaaaacattgaaaacactGTCTTGATATTTGCTTCCTGTATTTGCAGAAGTATCTCCAACACAAACTGTAACAGCTGCCTACAGGGAACCActcactgctgtttgtcctgCAGGACAGGATCTGACagggaaagaaggaaaaataaggGAACCACGGACAACTTTGATTTATCCAGAATATATTTAGTTCAAATATGGTTTACAGTGGGATTGTGCTGGTTTCAGTGGGAAAAGTATGCAGCTCATTTAAATACAAAGAGCTGTGAAAAGTTGTCCATTCATAAAGTGTCATTATTTTATAAGGATGTCATGTTTCTGTATCATCTCTCTCCTGTTAGAGCCTCTTACCCAAACATCAGCCTGTTTAATGCTCTCATATCTTCACCATAAGTAAATTATACTGCAGTTTTCtcatcaataaaagaatatttacTGCATCAGTTTGTCTTCATTTCATCTGAAACACACAAGGATCAAATCTCTGACTTTATTTTGGGATATTGTCCTTAAATATAACTAAAGCTTTCACACAGGGCTCATAAATGATATGAACTAGAAATAAATACCTTGAATTTTGACTGAAACGTCATATTTGAGACAACTGAGTTGCCAAAATGGTGTGTATATAGTAAAATATCAATAATGTCACTCCTGTTACGTTTGTACCATCAAACTGAAATGAGACTAGTGTCAGCAGCTACACTAGCAAACTGTTTTACTAGCTAAACTTAGCATCATTGTTACATTGTTACGCCTACTGGTGATGATCAGAGGGGAATTATaaagtggaattgtaaagcgctttgagggtctcaaaAAGCGCTGTAtgaatgcaatccattatttaaaccaacttaactgtatatttctgtacatttaagtattattattcatattgccgcattcattgaccttgtttataggtaatttcattgtttaatcacattaaaatgttcctaatttaatctttaaaagcacttgaaaaaggcaaaatcccatgtaaaattagggcaacaaattgtattgtcattactgaaaataactgtattttcatgagaaagttattttctgtaattttatggtattattttggcgccccagctgccggaatattactgtttttctaggatttttctttttttttttttttttttacagtgtccaataatttaaaaaacaactaaattggTGTCACATAGTTTTATGGTCATCTGCAGTGTATGCTGGTGTTTACTTTTCATTCTAAGTAAGAAAGTGAGAATGCCCCTCATCGCATTTTTATATGTAATATAAGTGGACAATTAAATAGTCGAACATAATGCTGCAATGAATACAAtgcataataaaaaaataaagacctAAATAATGCAGCCGGACCCTTAAAAGTACAGTCCATTTACAGTGCAAGAGGGTGAAATTACCGCCCTCTTCTGGCCACACTGGGTTATTACCTCTGCCACTCATTAGGATCGGTtttcaaaacagaaacagacaaacgtCGACTTTCAGGCAAAGTTTACTTTCATTTACACAAAAACGCAGAGCACGgattagtttttaaaatatgaacTTTATTAACAAAAATCAGCCCTCAGACTTTTCTCGTAGTCAAagcctttgtttaaaaaaaccgTCTTGATTAAACCCACATCAGTAAAACTTCCCAGCGTCCAGGAAATGATTCGCTCCCGTTTgtgacataaataaaatttcacACCAGAACCCGTCAGGTtatcaaaataaattaaagatgGAAACATTATTCCCCCGCTGATTGATCTGTGATTGGTGCTGTACCGTCACACCGCAGACGCTCCCACCGAGGACGCGAAACACAACGTCGACCTCGTGTAGAGAAGCGAGCCCACTGGTGGTCACCGCTGTCTAAACTAAAACAGAACAGGAAGAGGTCACGGAGACGCCCCGGATTTCATCCTAAATGATGGGGCAGGAAGAAGTCGCTCGGACCACGGCGTAGAGGGAGGGGCTCTAGCCAAACGACCGCGGCCGGTTGACGCAGGTCCAGACTGCTAACCCCGCCCCCTGTGGCCAGGCGCCTCCTCCAGTGCCAGACCGGAGTCTCGTCCCCATCTGAGGAtctcagaaaaaaaagtctttgtgGTTCAAACAAGTCAGTGCCATCAGGACAGAAATCCTCCATCACCTCCACCCTCCTCTTTATCCTCTACACACCAGAGTCCGTCAGCCTGGACAGCGAGGGGGGCGGGGTCATACCTCGTGGAAGAAGTCAGAGGGAGGGCTCTTCTCCACCCCCCTCCACCTCTCCACCTTCTTGATGACCTCGGACACGGCGCAGACGGAGGAGGTGAGGGACACGAGGAAGACGAGGTCTGCAGGAAGACAAAGAGCAGgaaacagtcacacagctgtGCGCACATCTGTGTGCCGGTGTGTGTTCCGTGTTCAACCGGGAGAAAGTGTCCCTTCACCCGgtttttttccactgtttggtcattttgatgaaatgttgtgtaaaTGATGCAAAGTCCTcgaaaactagaaaaaaaaatattccagGAATGACATTTTGTGATTTCTTtcgaaaaaataaaataaaaccaggaaGACAAAATAAGACCTGAGCTCCCGCAGGAGGACTTACCGAAGACGCTGAGACTCTCCGTCTGGAAGACGCTCTGCAGAGGAGGGAAGTAGATGACGAGCAGCTGCCCCATGATGGAGGCCAGGACGGCAAAACAGAACGCGCGGTTGCTGCACAGCCCCATCTCGTGGACCATCCGGGTCTGAGGAGCAGAGACGGGCACAGCTGGGGTCACATGGTCTTTAATCCGACGCCGAGGTCATGTCAGGGTAAACGTGCGCGCTCACCTGCGATCTGGAGCTCAGAGCGTTGAACATGTCGAAGAAGACGAAGCAGGTGAAGGTCATGGTGGTGTCTCGAGGAGTGATCACGTTGTCCTGCAACTGCAAATAAAATACGGAGAGCGAGTCAGCTGGAGACGTCACAGCAGCAGACAACGACCGCGACGCTGATCACTGAGCACGCTCCGAGGTCGGCGCCCGGTGACATCAGCAGCAGGAAAACCTGAGGTCAGAAACGGCCACCCACCTCTCTCCAGAAGACGAAGAGCGTCCCGCAGACGATGATGAACGCCGACACGAGCACTTTGACGATCAGGCTGCGGGTGATGATGCTGTCTCCCACGTTGCGAGGAGGCTTCCTGATGACGTCGCGGTCCACAGGCTCCACCCCCAAACTGACAagagaacacacacaaacaggattTACCCCGCCCCCGTTCAAAAGGAGAGGTCGGCACAGACATGTGAAAATTATAATACGTCGAATCAAATCAAACATCTGGAATATTCACACTCTGGTTAACGAGCAGGTGTAAGTGCAGGTGTGCAcacagcagggggcgctgcagACTTCAACCACCACAAACTTAACACGTCGTTAGCTTTCCTGTCAGAGCTCGACCAGCTGCCTGAAGTATCACAGATGAATATTAGTCTCTTCTAAAATATCCGTGTCggctgaggtcaaaggtcaaagtcgAAGCAGTGAAACGTTCAGTCGCTCGCTCACCTCTGAGCCGGCGGTCCGTCCATGATGATGTTGATCCACAGGATCTGCATGGCGTTCAGCGGGTTGGGGAAGTTCATCAGCGTCGCCAAGGAGATGAGGGTGAGCGCTGCAATGCTCCTGgtgaccagcagggggagacgGAGAGCTCAAAAACTGAATCCAGAGACAGGAAGTGTGACTGTCGGCGGTTTGTACTCACGTGCTCAGCTGGAAGCGAACAAAGTTTTTGATGTTGTTGTAAATTCCTTTTCCCTCCTCGATGGCCGACctgcagacaggaaacagaTGCCGACCTTTGAACCACAAACGCTGCAATCGCACGCTAATTACAGGAACAAACTGTTTCAGTAAATAAATCTTTGAGCCTTTTGGATGAAACTCAGAAACATCAGGACTTTGATGTGTTCACAGATTTGATCGTGACATCAGACTCGGACCCTCGCTGACGCTGCTTGCCTCCTGTGAACTGTTTCCTGCGTGAGGGATGAATCGTAACTAATCAGAGCAACGAGTTCTGTGAATACAGGTCGTCCTGATGGAAATGAGTTACTATGGTTACAGTCAGTGTTATGCGTGTTACTCCACACAAAGACAGCGAGTCTGGGCTCGTCGCCGCGGCGTCTGACTCACATGATGGTCTGGAAGTCATCGTCCACCAGGATCATGTCGGCTGCCTCCTTGCAGACGTCGGTGCCCGTCTGGCCCATCGCCACGCCGATGTCAGCAGCCTTCAGAGCCACGGCATCGTTCACCCCGTCGCCCGTCATGGCCACCACGGCGCCATTGTTCTGCAGGGACTGAAGAGAGGGGCGGGGCTTTATCATCACTTTGTTCTAGAAAGCCGTCGTCCCGTTCGTGCCTCAAATAGATCACGTTTAACTTTTCCCGCCTCATGAACTCGACTTCCTGTCTGCTCACCTTGACGATCTTCAGCTTGTGTCGCGGGCTGGCGCGATAAAACACGGAAATCTGTTGACAGAGGACGGATCCAGGAACGCCGTCAGTGACAGCAACACAGCTCTGAAACATGACttgctgtgagtgtgtgtgtgtgtgtgtgcgtgcgtgcgcgcgcTCACTCTGGAGACGATCTGCGACAGCTGCTGCAGGTCCAGctgatccacctcctccccagAGAAACACTGCCCTCCTTTAGAGAAGAGGCCGATGCGACtggctgcagacacacaaacatccaCTGACTACTGTACGTTCATGTAACACCACTGTGAACCACAAGGTAGCACAGTGACTCCAACTTGACCCAAACCAGTATTATTCAAACTTGAGTGGGTTCAGCCAGAGTTCATGTCCCACCAGCACATGTTCGAGCTGCTGGTGAAACGCTGCCACCTTGTGGTGAATGTTTTCCCCATGACGAgccactgactgactgactgctgATTAACAGCTCAGAGTTTGTTCCCTCTCTTTATTTAATGAGTGAATGATGATCCTGCTCTTCTTCTGgctgtttcacaataaaagctaaTAAACAGTGGCTTTTAATCTGGAATTCAGAGAGTGGAGTTTAATCATCATGGCTGATCAATGTAACCAAacaatgtttgtgtttgtttcttttcatttttctcttctgttgttcagatggaggagctgaggacAGCAGGAGGAAAAATGTGACGTTAGATGTGAAAAATCCTCCTGACGGAGGCGTTTTTGATCAGGAAGCTCGAGGAGAGGGAACCTAAACCAGAGGTCAAAGCCCCGATCAGCTGTgatgtaaaacaggaaacactatTTTCACATCCCACCGCAGAAAAACACTGAGGACTTGTTCTGTTGTTTAACTTTATAAATTTGCGTAAGCACGTGTGAATCAGCTGACCTATAGCCACGGCCGTCTCCTGGGAGTCTCCGGTGATCATCTTGATGGCAACTCCGGAGCTGATGAGCGTGCCCACTGCCTCTTTGACCCCTGACCTTGGAGGGTCGATGATACCCACCAGACCCAGGAAGGTCAGCTTCCCCATCTCAGAGCCCGACGCGAACGCCagcactgaaacacacacacacacacacacacacacacagtgagtgagtgtgttttCAGGGCATCCCCAGCTCTGCCTGCAGGTGTCGCTCTCACCTCTGAGCCCGCCTGAGCCCATGTAGCTGATCTGCTGCTGGTACAGCTCCACCTGCTGGTGATTCAGGGGGAGCGTGCTGCCTCTGCTGTTGTAGGAGTTGCAGAAGCGAATCACCTGCTCGTACGCGCCCTTCATGAAGTAAACTCCAGCTTTATCCTGGAGATGGCAGCAGGAAGAACAAGGACACATGTCAGAGCTGCTGATGCAGAACACAATATTAAACTTTGACTTTTATGATTTCAGCTTTAATGCGTTTGATGACaaactgctgcttttcagtttcTCCCTTTGTGACAAATCCACAGGAAACACTTGTGAGAGAAAACTGAGGAATGTTTGAGTCGTTGTCCATGAACGCTCACATCTGAGTCGCAGTAACTCAGCCACTGCAATCCAGAAACAGTCCAGAGTGTAGCTAAACCCATTTTCAGTTAGTatgtttaattgttttattcTAAAATATATCGTTTTTTTAAGACCATTGTTGGTTTTAATCTAGTTTAAACCAAACCACTCTGCTGGATTTAGCTAGTAGCTAGCGatctgattggagaccaaaacagccaatcagaatttttgcatccaagtctgtgattggttggttttgtggcacatttATAACGTTGTACAGAGAGTTGAGAGTGCAGGCAGCAGAGATGTAGAGAGCAGGTCTGCAGACGTCTgagcacacagagcagagagcagcTATTGTGTGTGGATATTAGCAAACACTGTAACACATTTCTTTCATGAGTTTTCTTCACTTAAAGTAATTTTCTtctcaaaatgcaacatttgtacttgcaattgtttttttttttttttcatgcgctcagaatagaggcccaaaaataacgccatgacaaacatgtaatgatctgctgaGACATCACATGTATGAACAACGACTCCGGCCGCGTTTCTGCTGCCGCGCCGTGAAATCATTTGTCCCCTAATGACATCAGAGCATCGAAGCGAGGATGAAGGGTTAATGTGAGCAGCTCTTCATCACAGACCTGCTGCGTGCGGTGAACGCAGCGCACAGCCATCCACTTCTTCTCCGAGGTGAACGGATGCTCCTCCACCCGCACGTACTCGTGCTGCAGACCCTCCAGCCCCACCTGCAGGACACAGAGAGGAGCACAGCTCatcacacaaacacctcatcgctcatattcatgtttttatcaATTCATCTGGTTttatcaacatttttatttctccccTTTTCTGCGTCAGTCACCTGTGAGGCTGGCGAGCCGCTCTCACCAAACCTTCACCTCCATCTTTATCCAGACGCCAGCGTCAAACCAGACAGCTCTTAGTCGCTCCAAGTTTGTGcgtctgagtgtgtgtttgtgagtatTGTTGTATGTTCAGCTTCAAACTGGATCCCTGTTGTTCGCTCATGTTCAGCTGCTGTGTCCCATTAATGCTCATGTTTTATATACGGAGAGTTGGAGGCGATAAACGAGTTTAACGAGGGCAAACAgcatgggggggggggctaaAACAGCTGGATCGTTTCAAACTGTgattcatgcaaagctgcttcCTACTGTCAGAATAAAAAAATGAGCCCAACTGATCTGATTTCAAGACTTTGACGACGACTCGGAGCGCAGCGCTCTGGGGTTTTACCTTCATGGCGAGGGCGATGAGCGCTCCCTCTGTGGGCCGTCCCAGCAGGTTGTGATTCCTGATGATGGAGTCGTTGCACACACAGCCGACCTGTCAGCACACACACGCTCAGTAAACCCGGGTTCAGAGTTCAGTGTACCGGCATGATCTGAGCTGAGACACAAACCGTCAGCGACCTCACCTCCACGATTTTGCTGATGGACTGACACGAGAAGCCGTGGATCACCTCTCCGTCCAGCAGAACTTCCCCCTGTCCGTTATAGCCGACGCCGGTGACCTGCAAGACAACAGCGAGGGTAAGATAACAAAGACGCTCTCTTGTGACCTCGAGACACTGGAGGCAGGAGCAGAAGGTCGGCGTCCGCTTTCCTCTCGTGGACTTTACTATGAACGAGCTGGAGCCGACGTGTTGATGTCGCTGCCCGGGCGGTTCGTCCAGCGAGGCCCGAACGAGTGTTTTCACAGGTGGAAGTTAAAACAAAGAGCAGGACTTCAATGTTTGCTTcaaccacagacacacacagccgTGACCTTCGCCCGCATAAAGTATcacttaaacacaggtttgccTCAGCATTAGAACCACTGACAGGTGAGGCCAGTGACCCTGCAGGCCTTCAGCATCTTTCCGCGACCTCTGACCTCCCTGCAGTGAGCAGAACAGACCCTGACCCAGTTCTCCCAGCATGCCAGCTGGGATTTCCTCATGGATTAACTGGGTCAGTGAGCCCTCTGCAGACTCTGCATCACAGCAGCGATCAGGCTTCAGAAGAAGCCGCTGCAAActgatgaggaggaagagggctcagctttcaaaataagagcatcAGCCTTACAAGTTACAGCGATTGCTTTGTTCATGTGATCTGAAACTTGGCTTGTTGGGTTGAGACTCACGTgatctcctctcctcctttttgACCTTTTAGAAGGTGAAAATCAGCTGTTTGGGTCAAACTGGAACATTTCCACTGATGCTGTTTCATGTTCACCATCTCTGAGATTAAAATAACAGACACCTATGAAAAATAGATGGTGTAGATTTAGGAGGCCAGCAGCTTCAGTACAACTCATCAACTGTCTGAGAAGCTGCAGACGCCTCCATTAGGTCGGCTGAGAGACTGTGGGGTAGTCTGACAACTCTGGTTGAACACCAGGGCCCCAAGACTTTACAAACACCTACAGTCTCATTTAATCTGCAGTCTCACCGATACTCCAGGTTCCTGCAGCGCCACCCACAGGACGCCCTGGGGACGTGTTTCAAAGCTTCCTCAAAGTTCACTGACCAGTCGGGGAACCTTTAAATATCCCGGACAGGATTGATCGACTCCACTGAGCCCATAAACTCCGGGCGAGCAGACGGAAACTGGAGCCTGAACTTGAAACCTCTGCAGAACACGAGCTTCGTGAGACATAAAAACCTGATCACATGATCAACCACCCGCCAACCACCAATATGAACCCCAGCTGTGTTTGGTAGCCTGATCATTGAAAAGCTGACCCTGTGATCACGCTGAAAGTTGAGAGAGCCTGTGGAGGTTTTAAAGCGTGACAGGAAACGGCGTGGGAGTCTGACCTCAGCATGTTGTCCGTCTGACGTGAACACCTGAGTGACCGTCATCTCGTTCTTGGTCAGCGTTCCCGTTTTGTCCGAGCAGATCACATTACAGCAGCCTGATGGGGAAAACAGCACAAACGTCACCGACGTGCAGCGGCTCACAGAGAAGGTCGGACTACTCCCTGCACGACTGTTTCCGTCACATGACGACATACCCAGAGTTTCCACGATGGGAAGCTTCTTGACAATCGCTCTTTTCTTCACCATCCGCATCACGCCGAGCGCCAGCGTCACCGTCACCACGATGGGTAAGCCCTCTGGGATGGCAGCCACGGCCAGActgaaggaggagaggaggagacagTCAGACTGATTCACATCCTCACTGAAAAAACACGCAGACAAACCCAGAAAACATTTGTGTTTACATTTGCTTCCAGGAGCTCCCTCTAACAGATCCCACAGGTGTAAACAGGAATCACCTGTAA
The genomic region above belongs to Oreochromis niloticus isolate F11D_XX linkage group LG11, O_niloticus_UMD_NMBU, whole genome shotgun sequence and contains:
- the atp2c1 gene encoding LOW QUALITY PROTEIN: calcium-transporting ATPase type 2C member 1 (The sequence of the model RefSeq protein was modified relative to this genomic sequence to represent the inferred CDS: inserted 1 base in 1 codon), producing the protein MQKKRELLLSEGEPSSEDETMVPVLTSRKASELPVNEVACILQADLQLGLTQEEVRRRRAYHGWNEFDISEDEPLWRKYLSQFKDPLILLLLASAVISVIMHQFDDAISITVAIIIVVTVAFVQEYRSEKSLEELGKLVPPECHCVREGNLEHLLARELVPGDTVCLSVGXKVPADLRLFEATDLSVDESSLTGETTPCAKSTAHQPASTNGDIASRSNIAFMGTLVRCGKAKGIVIGTGENSEFGEVFKMMQAEEAPKTPLQKSMDLLGKQLSLYSFCIIGVIMLVGWLQGKRILDMFTIGVSLAVAAIPEGLPIVVTVTLALGVMRMVKKRAIVKKLPIVETLGCCNVICSDKTGTLTKNEMTVTQVFTSDGQHAEVTGVGYNGQGEVLLDGEVIHGFSCQSISKIVEVGCVCNDSIIRNHNLLGRPTEGALIALAMKVGLEGLQHEYVRVEEHPFTSEKKWMAVRCVHRTQQDKAGVYFMKGAYEQVIRFCNSYNSRGSTLPLNHQQVELYQQQISYMGSGGLRVLAFASGSEMGKLTFLGLVGIIDPPRSGVKEAVGTLISSGVAIKMITGDSQETAVAIASRIGLFSKGGQCFSGEEVDQLDLQQLSQIVSRISVFYRASPRHKLKIVKSLQNNGAVVAMTGDGVNDAVALKAADIGVAMGQTGTDVCKEAADMILVDDDFQTIMSAIEEGKGIYNNIKNFVRFQLSTSIAALTLISLATLMNFPNPLNAMQILWINIIMDGPPAQSLGVEPVDRDVIRKPPRNVGDSIITRSLIVKVLVSAFIIVCGTLFVFWRELQDNVITPRDTTMTFTCFVFFDMFNALSSRSQTRMVHEMGLCSNRAFCFAVLASIMGQLLVIYFPPLQSVFQTESLSVFDLVFLVSLTSSVCAVSEVIKKVERWRGVEKSPPSDFFHEMGTRLRSGTGGGAWPQGAGLAVWTCVNRPRSFG